The Lasioglossum baleicum chromosome 12, iyLasBale1, whole genome shotgun sequence genome includes a region encoding these proteins:
- the LOC143214302 gene encoding Golgi to ER traffic protein 4 homolog, translating to MVPIVNVEARNIAKSVNMASQYNHGVQRVLAKLEASINSKNFYEAHQMYRTLYSRYLRQNKYPELLRLLFTGSKILLEHEQYASGADLGILFVNVLRQSKTKPSTWCFDKITELFSLMSPSSPERDTFIQSALRWSIKDKEYKTGHPDLHQKIAVTFWKEKNYVMAKQHFIHSEDGSGCAEMLIEYHVRRGYTNEVDLFIAQAVLQYLCLQNKATAQEVFNSYTSQHPKINSGPPYLLPLLNFLFFLLKTIDSGKLAVFTVLCQQYQISLNRDPCYRQYLDKIGQLFFNIPLPRPRNQGLFGSLLQSFFNNVEDEDSDDEQRNAASTSHTAQELD from the exons ATGGTACCAATTGTAAACGTAGAGGCAAGAAATATTGCAAAGAGCGTAAACATGGCCTCGCAGTACAATCACGGTGTTCAGCGAGTTTTAGCAAAATTAGAAGCGTcgataaattcgaaaaatttttatGAAGCTCATCAAATGTATAGAACTTTATATTCTAG ATATCTTAGACAGAATAAGTATCCGGAACTTTTGAGATTACTGTTTACAGGATCGAAAATTTTATTAGAGCATGAACAA TATGCTAGTGGAGCAGATTTAGgaattttatttgtaaatgTCTTAAGACAATCGAAAACAAAACCTTCAACATGGTGTTTCGACAAAATTACAGAATTATTTAGTTTAATGAGCCCTTCGTCGCCTGAAAGAGACACATTTATACAATCTGCCCTACGATGGAGCATAAAAGACAAAGAATATAAAACAGGTCATCCCGATTTACATCAAAAGATAGCTGTAACATTTTGGAAAG aaaaaaattatgtaatggCAAAACAGCATTTCATACATAGCGAAGATGGTTCTGGATGTGCGGAAATGCTTATTGAATATCATGTGCGACGCGGTTACACAAATGAAGTAGATCTTTTTATTGCTCAGGCAGTTTTGCA ATACCTGTGCTTACAAAACAAAGCAACTGCTCAAGAAGTTTTTAATTCTTATACTTCACAACATCCAAAAATAAACAGTGGTCCACCATATCTTCttccattactgaattttttattttttctattgaAAACAATTGATAG TGGTAAACTTGCTGTATTCACAGTACTTTGCCAACAATATCAAATATCTCTAAACAGAGATCCATGTTATCGACAGTACTTAGATAAAATAGGGcaattgtttttcaatattccaTTGCCACGTCCACGCAATCAGGGACTGTTCGGCTCTCTTTtacaatcattttttaataatgtagaGGATGAAGATTCAGACGATGAACAGAGAAATGCAGCTTCAACTTCACATACAGCACAAGAACTCGACTGA
- the Shmt gene encoding serine hydroxymethyl transferase, protein MLRNWSNLNRRSLQLVEDLLISRMQRIKERVIQGYPPELFRVSNRNLYISSTCCTPKLNMPNLIQSNVWESDPELFELMKKEKTRQMHSLELIASENFTSLSVLQCLSSCLHNKYSEGLPGQRYYGGNEYIDEIELLAQKRALEAFNLNPEEWGCNVQPYSGSPANFAVYTGLIEPHDRIMGLDLPDGGHLTHGFFTAAKKVSATSIFFESMPYKVDPQTGLIDYDKLAETARLFKPKIIIAGVSCYSRCLDYKRFREIADEHNAYLFSDMAHISGLVSAGVIPSPFEYSDVVSTTTHKTLRGPRAGVIFFRKGIRSVGKDGKNIMYDIEDRINNAVFPGIQGGPHNHAIAGIATAMKQAKTPEFIQYQKQIVNNAKRLCAGLQELGYKISSDGTDVHMLLVNLRPAGLTGAKAEKILEDISIACNKNTVPGDKSAVNCSGIRLGTPAITTRGLVEEDIDKVVDFIHRALLLAKEVTKISGPKLVDFKRVLSTDECVKEKVLALKKEVETFCSKFPLPGHETY, encoded by the exons ATGCTTCGGAATTGGTCAAATTTAAATCGGCGCAGTCTTCAATTGGTTGAAGATCTGCTAATCTCTCGAATGCAGCGTATAAAAGAACGTGTTATTCAAGGATACCCACCAGAACTCTTTAGAGTTTCAAATCGTAACCTATATATATCGTCCACCTGTTGCACGCCGAAACTC AACATGCCGAACCTAATTCAAAGTAATGTTTGGGAATCAGACCCAGAACTTTTTGAATTgatgaaaaaggagaaaaccaGACAAATGCATAGCCTCGAGTTAATTGCTAGCGAAAACTTTACATCCCTCAGTGTACTTCAGTGCTTAAGTTCTTGTCTTCATAATAAGTACAGCGAAGGTTTACCTGGACAAAG ATACTATGGAGGAAACGAATATATCGATGAAATAGAATTGTTAGCACAAAAGCGTGCTTTAGAAGCATTCAATTTAAATCCAGAGGAATGGGGTTGTAATGTACAGCCATACTCAGGAAGCCCAGCTAACTTTGCCGTCTATACAGGTTTAATTGAGCCTCATGACCGTATAATGGGATTAGATCTCCCTGATGGAGGCCATCTTACTCATG gTTTCTTTACCGCGGCTAAGAAAGTTTCTGCAACATCGATATTTTTTGAATCAATGCCATATAAAGTAGATCCTCAAACTGGTCTAATCGATTACGACAAGTTAGCCGAAACTGCAAGATTATTTAAGCCAAAAATTATAATAGCAGGCGTATCCTGCTACAGCAGATGTTTAGATTACAAGCGGTTCAGAGAAATAGCAGATGAACATAACGCTTATTTATTTAGTGATATGGCTCACATATCGGGACTGGTTTCTGCTGGAGTAATTCCTAGTCCGTTTGAATACAGTGATGTTGTGTCAACAACTACTCATAAAACTTTGAG AGGGCCACGAGCTGGTGTTATTTTCTTCCGTAAAGGAATTAGAAGTGTTgggaaagatggtaaaaatattATGTACGATATAGAAGATAGGATTAATAATGCAGTATTCCCTggcatacagggtggtccacatAATCATGCAATTGCTGGCATTGCTACAGCAATGAAACAAGCCAAAACTCCTGAATTTATTCAATATCAAAAACAAATTGTAAATAATGCTAAGAGACTCTGTGCTGGACTTCAGGAACTTGGCTACAAAATTAGTTCAGATGGTACAGATGTACACATGTTACTAGTCAATTTACGACCTGCTGGTCTTACAGGAGCGAAAGCAGAAAAAATTTTAGAAGATATTTCTATTGCCTGCAACAAAAATACTGTACCCGGCGACAAAAGTGCAGTGAATTGTAGCGGTATCAGACTTGGCACACCAGCAATAACTACTCGTGGTTTGGTTGAAGAAGATATTGATAAAGTTGTTGATTTCATACACAGAG CGTTATTGCTTGCCAAGGAAGTAACAAAGATTTCTGGGCCCAAACTTGTTGATTTCAAGAGGGTACTGAGTACAGATGAatgtgtaaaagaaaaagtTTTAGCTTTAAAGAAAGAAGTAGAAACATTCTGCTCTAAATTTCCCTTGCCTGGTCATGAAACATATTAG